The following are from one region of the bacterium genome:
- a CDS encoding HDIG domain-containing protein, with product MERPEAWALVQANVRNRNIIKHMVAVEAALRAVARRLGEDEEVWALAGLLHDLDYDATKDEPARHGPTTLEMLRDVDLPPGVTDAIMAHNKHKAAEAALEKALLAVDPATGLIVAAALMHPEKSVAACDVDFVMRRFREKRFAAGADRDQIASCVDLGLTLEEFLGLCLEGMQSVREELGL from the coding sequence ATGGAGCGGCCGGAGGCCTGGGCCCTGGTCCAGGCGAACGTACGTAACCGGAACATCATAAAGCATATGGTCGCGGTTGAGGCCGCGTTGCGCGCGGTGGCCCGGCGGCTGGGCGAAGACGAGGAAGTTTGGGCGCTCGCCGGCCTGCTGCACGACCTCGACTACGACGCCACGAAGGACGAGCCGGCGCGCCACGGCCCGACCACGCTCGAGATGCTGCGCGACGTCGATTTACCGCCGGGCGTCACGGACGCGATTATGGCGCATAATAAGCACAAGGCCGCCGAGGCCGCGCTCGAGAAAGCCCTCCTGGCGGTGGACCCGGCCACCGGCTTGATCGTGGCGGCGGCGCTGATGCACCCCGAGAAATCCGTCGCGGCCTGCGACGTCGACTTCGTGATGCGGCGCTTCCGCGAGAAGCGGTTCGCCGCCGGCGCCGACCGCGACCAGATCGCGAGCTGCGTCGACCTCGGCCTTACGCTCGAAGAATTCCTGGGGTTGTGTCTGGAAGGGATGCAGAGCGTCCGGGAGGAATTGGGTTTATAA